Within the Rhizobium favelukesii genome, the region CAGATCCTTGGCATCGATCTGATCGCCGGCCTTGACGAGCACTTCCGCGATCGTGCCGTCCTTCTCGGCATGAATTGCCGTTTCCATCTTCATGGCCTCGATGGAAACCAGCACGTCGCCGGCATTGACCGCCTGGCCCGGTGAGACGAAGACGCGCGAGATGACGCCCGGCATCGGCGCACCGACATGCGCGGCATTGCCCGGCTCCGCCTTGCGGCGGGCGGCAGCGCCGGTCGCGCCATGCGCACGATCCGGAACCTTGATGCGGCGTGGCTGTCCGTTCAGTTCGAAGAACACCGTGACCATACCCTGGCTGTCCGTGCCGCTCATCGCCTGGTTGACGATGACCAGCGTCTTGCCCTTCTCGATGTCGGCAAACAGTTCCTCGCCATCAGCAAGGCCGTAGAAATAGGCAGGCGTCGGCAGCACCGAGACCGGACCGTAGGTGTCGGAGGCCAGTGCAAAGTCGGTGAAGACCTTCGGATACATCAGATAGGAGGCGAATTCATAGTCGCTGACCTCGCGCTCCAGCTTGGTCTCGATCGTCTTGCGCTCGGCATTAAGATCGGCATCCTCGAGCAGCGAGCCAGGGCGGACCGTATAGGGCGCCTCACCCTTCAACGCCTTCTTCTGCAGCGCTGCCGGCCAGCCCGACGGCGGCTGGCCGAGGTCGCCCTTGAGCATCGAAACGACCGATTCCGGGAAGGAGACCTCCTTGTCGGCGCTGACGACGTCGGCAACGGTCAGGTCCTGCGACACCATCATCAACGCCATGTCGCCGACGACCTTGGAGGACGGCGTCACCTTGACGATGTCGCCGAACATCTGGTTGGCGTCGGCATAGGCCTGCGCCACTTCGTGCCAGCGGGCTTCCAGGCCAAGCGAGCGGGCCTGCTCCTTGAGGTTGGTGAACTGGCCGCCTGGCATTTCGTGCAGATAGACTTCCGATGCCGGCCCCTTGAGGTCGCTTTCGAAGGCAGCGTACTGGTGACGGACCGCTTCCCAATAGAACGAGATGCGGCGGATCCATTCCGGATCGAGGCCGGGATCGCGTTCGGAGCCGCGCAGCGCCTCAACGATCGAGCCGAGGCAAGGCTGCGAGGTATTGCCGGATAGTGCGTCCATTGCCGCATCGACAGCATCGACGCCGGCGTCCACGGCCGAGAGAACCGTCGCCGCGGCAATGCCCGAGGTGTCGTGCGTGTGGAAATGGATCGGCAGGCTGGTCGCGTCGCGCAGCGCCTTGAACAGGACCTTGGCGGCAGCCGGCTTTAAGAGACCGGCCATATCCTTGAGGGCGATGATATGCGCACCGGCCTTTTCGAGCTCAACGGCGAGATCGGTGTAGTACTTGAGATCGTACTTCGGGCGCGCAGAGTTCAGGATGTCGCCGGTGTAGCAGATCGTGGCTTCGCAGAGCTTGTTCTCTTCGGCGACCGCATCCATCGAGACGCGCATGTTGTCGACCCAGTTCAAGCAGTCGAAGACTCGGAAAAGATCGATGCCGCCCGCTGCGGCCTGCCGGACGAAGTATTTGACGACGTTATCAGGGTAGTTCTTATAGCCGACGCCGTTCGCCCCGCGCAGCAGCATCTGCAAGAGCAGGTTGGGGGCAGCCTCGCGCACGAGCGACAGCCGTTCCCACGGATCTTCCGTCAGGAAGCGCATCGACACATCGAAGGTCGCACCACCCCAGCATTCGAGTGACAAGAGGTTTGGCAGGGCATGCGCGTAGGTGCCGGCGATACGGGCGATATCGTAGGTGCGCATGCGGGTCGCAAGCAGCGACTGATGGCCATCGCGCATCGTCGTATCGGTCATCAGGATGCGCTTTTCGTTGCGCATCCATTCGCCGAACTTCTTCGGGCCGAGCTTGTCGAGACGCTGCTTCGTGCCGTCGGGAATACCGTTGCCGTTGGTATAGGGCACGATCGGCTCGGCGATATCTGCCGATGGCTTCGGGCGATCCTTGGCTTCCGGATGACCGTTGACCGTCACATCGGCGAGGTAGGTCAGAAGCTTGGTTGCGCGGTCCTGTCGCTTGACCTGCTGGAAGAGCTCCGGCGTCGAGTCGATGAAGCGCGTGGTGTAGCTGTTATCCCTAAACTTTGGATGCGTGATGATGGCTTCCAGGAAGGTCAGGTTGGTGGCCACGCCGCGGATGCGGAATTCGCGCAGCGCCCGGTCCATGCGGGCGATCGCCTCCGACGGGTTCGGTGCCCAGGCCGTGACCTTGACCAGCAGCGGATCATAGTAGCGCGTGATGATCGCACCGGAATAGGAGGTGCCGCCATCGAGGCGGATGCCGAAGCCGGACGCCGAACGATAAGCGGTGATACGGCCGTAATCCGGAATGAAGTTGTGCTCCGGGTCTTCGGTGGTGATGCGGCACTGCAGGGCATGGCCGTTGAGGCGAATGTCCTTCTGCTGCGGCACGCCCGATTCCGGCGTCCCGATCGCAAAGCCATCGAGAATATGAATCTGCGCCTTGACGATGTCGATGCCGGTAACGACTTCAGTGACCGTATGCTCGACCTGGATGCGCGGATTGACTTCGATGAAGTAGAACTTGCCGGTATCGACATCCATCAGGTACTCAACGGTGCCGGCACCGACGTAGTTGGTGGCGCCCGCAATCTTCAACGAATAGGCCGCCAGTTCCTGGCGCTGCGCCTCGCTCAGATAGGGGGCCGGCGCACGCTCGACGACCTTCTGGTTGCGGCGCTGGATCGAGCAGTCGCGCTCGAAGAGGTGCACGACGTTGCCATGCGTATCGCCAAGGATCTGGCTTTCGACATGGCGCGCACGCTCGACGAGCTTTTCCAGATAGACCTCGTCCTTGCCGAAGGCAGCCATTGCCTCGCGCTTGGCTTCCGTCACCTCGCGCGCAAGATCGGCCTCCGAGCGAATGACGCGCATGCCACGTCCGCCACCGCCCCAGGAGGCCTTCAGCATCACGGGGTAGCCAATCGCGGCGGCCATGCGGGCGACTTCGGCCATATCATCCGGCAGCGGTTCCGTTGCCGGCACGACAGGCACGCCGACGGAGATCGCCAGATTGCGCGCCGCGACCTTGTTGCCGAGTTGGCGCATGGTATCGGCCGTCGGGCCGATGAAGGTGATACTGGCATTGTTGCAGGCATCGACGAATTCCGGGCTCTCAGACAGCAAGCCGTAGCCCGGATGGATCGCGTCGGCACCGGAAAGCTTGGCGACGCGGATCACCTCATCGATCGACAGATAGCTCTCGATCGGCCCGAGATCACGGGCGAGATGCGGCCCGCGGCCGACCTGATAGCTCTCGTCGGCCTTGAACCTGTGCAGCGCCAGCTTGTCTTCTTCCGCCCATATCGCGACCGTTTTTATCCCGAGCTCGTTGGCCGCGCGAAACACGCGGATGGCAATTTCCGAACGGTTGGCGACAAGTATCTTGGAAATGGGCAATGCAGTCTCCTCACGGCATCGAAACGGGCAATGCTGCACCCGCGAAGAGAAGTCTTAACGCGCTGTCACGGAAAGTTCAATTTCTTGAACCGCCCCAAAATAGAATTTCTCTAAGACTAGGTGATGAGCCCATGCCGGAAGGCGACAGCAACTGCATGCTGCCTATTTTTGGCTTTCAGCTTGTCTTGCAGGCCATTCATGTACCAGTCGACAGTGTGGTTTGAAATCGTGAGGCGTTTGCCGATCTCCACCGACGTCATGCCTTCCGCAAGGTATTGAAGTATTTCCATCTCGCGGCGCGTCAAGCGCGTGTCGATGCCTGAGACGTCTTCAAGTGTCTGCGCCTCCCCCTTCAGATCAAGCAGACGCCAGAACGCCTTTCGGGCAACGGCATCAAAAAGGGAGATCTCGACAGGAGACAGGTCCACCGGCGTTCCGCCGACGCTCATGTTGCCGAGGATGCCGTTTCGGCCGTGGATGGGGAAAATGTAGCCATCCTTCAGGCCATGGCTATGTGCGTCCGCCATCATTTGCTCCATACGGCGGTGGTGCGGATCCTTGCGGAAAGCCGCCAGACTGTCCTTCCAACGAAATGGTCTTTGCGCATATGCGAGATAGCGTATCGTCGGATCGGTCAGAACGTATTTCTTCGAAATATAGATCTGTGGCCATTTCTCTGGCCAATGGCCGGCCAACATAAGACTGATTGGATCTTCAGTCGCTTTCAGATGTCGCAAAAGACCGTAATACTGGAAGCCGTAGGAGCGGATGATATGCTCCAGTTCGCCGACGACTCGCTCGGGCCTCCGACACTCTTCCAGAACGACAAGCAATTGAATTAATGAATGAATATTCACAGAAATGCCCCTACCCCAATTGGGCTCCGTGCCGAATGGTCACGACTAATGGACGTGCCTGGTTTGGGCGCCCTTCGACGCAATCAAAATGTCAATCTATGGTGTGCCAACGCGGCCTCGCAGCGCAAGTGAAAATTGCGAAAATCACGATACGCCCCAAAAAATTTCGGAGCGGTCCCTGGAATGGATCACTGCGGGCGCTGCAGGCGCAAAAGAATCCGGCCACCGGTGCCTGCCTGAACGCTCTGTTAATCGCTGGTTCAGGTACCTTTTTGTAGCGTTGCAGCGTCCCTTATTTCGCAAATGCACAAGAGGTATCGCCGTGTCGCTATTCAAGGTCTATGCAAGAGCTTTGCGCTATCTTGGCGCCTACAAGCTCCGCGTATCCCTGGTCATTATCGCGAACATCGTGCTTGCCGCGATCACAATTGCCGAACCGATTTTGTTCGGCCGCATCATCGATGCGATCTCCGGCAAGGGCGAAGTCAAACCCATCCTTTTCATGTGGGCCGGCTTTGCGGTATTCAACACGATAGCATTTGTTCTTGTCGCTCGTGAGGCTGACCGGCTGGCGCATGGTCGCCGCGCGACGCTTCTGACTGAGGCCTTCGGCCGTATCATTTCGATGCCGCTTTCCTGGCATCACCAGCGCGGCACCTCAAATGCGCTGCACACACTTCTTCGTGCATGTGAAACGTTGTTCGGCCTCTGGCTGGAATTCATGCGCAATCACTTGGCCACCGCCGTTGCGATCGTCATCCTAATCCCGACCGCGATGTCGATGGACCTTCGTCTTTCGGGCGTGCTCGTCGTGCTCGGCGTGGCCTACTGGCTGATCGGTCGTCTTGTCATGAGCCGTACCAAGGATGGCCAGGCGTCGGTCGAAAACCACTACCATTCGGTCTTTTCGCATGTCAGCGACTCGATCAGCAACGTATCGGTCCTGCATAGCTACAACCGCATCGAAGCGGAAACCAAAGCGCTGAAGTCCTTTGCGGAGCGCCTGCTGCAGGCTCAGTATCCGGTTCTAGACTGGTGGGCTCTGGCTGGCGCCATGAACCGCATGGCATCGACCATCGCCATGATGATCATTCTGGTGATCGGCACGCTGATGGTTCAGTCCGGTGAACTCCGCATCGGTGACGTCATTGCCTTCATCGGCTTTGCCAACCTGCTGATCTCGCGTCTCGACCAGATGCGCCAGTTCGCAACGCAGATTTTCGAGGCCCGCTCGAAACTCCAGGACTTCTACTCGCTCGAAGACTCGGTGCGTGAGCGCGAAGAACCGGCCGGCAATTCCGATATCGCCGACGTCAAGGGTGAAGTCGAATTCCGCAACGTGTCGTTCCGCTTCGGCAACACCGCGCATGGCCTGCACAACGTGTCTTTCACCGCCAAGGCTGGCCAGACGGTTGCGATCGTCGGCCCGACCGGCTCGGGCAAGACCACGATGATCAACCTGCTGCAGCGTGTCTATGACCCGGACAGTGGCCAGATCTTGGTCGATGGCCACGATACGACGAAGATCACCCGCAAGTCGCTTCGCCGCTATATCGCAACCGTGTTCCAGGATGCCGGCCTGCTCAACCGCTCGATCAGCGACAACATTCGCCTCGGCCGGGAAGGTGCTTCTGATGAAGACATGCGTCGCGCCGCAGAAGCCGCTGCTGCCGCCGACTTCATCGAGACACGCGAAGATCAGTACGACACCCATGTCGGTGAGCGCGGCAACAAGCTCTCGGGCGGTGAACGCCAGCGTGTGGCGATTGCCCGCGCCATCCTCAAGGATGCGCCGATCCTGGTACTCGACGAAGCCACAAGCGCGCTCGACGTCGAAACGGAGAACCGCGTGAAGGCCGCAATCGACAATCTGCGCCAGAACCGCACGACCTTCATTATCGCCCACCGTCTTTCGACGGTTCGTGAAGCGGACAAGGTCTTGTTCCTGGACGGCGGCCGGGTCGTTGAAGAAGGCAGCTTCGAAGAACTCAGCCATAGCAACGGCCGCTTCGCGGCATTGCTCCGTGCCAGCGGCATTCTCACCGACGAGGAAGTCCGCAAGGCACATACGACTGAAGCCGCCTGATCAAGGCATGCAACCCAATCGATCCAAGCCGGATGGTTCTGCCATCCGGCTTTTTTCTTGCCCGGCGAGAGCCATCTCCTAAAATATCTGAAGCGAAGACGCGGGAGGTCGCATGCAAGTCAGGCGAATTGTCGTCAATCTCGAAACCCCTGATCCGGCTGCCGCAAGGGAATTCTATCAGGGTATCCTCGGACTGGAGCTCCTAATGGATCACGGCTGGATCGTGACCTATGGCTCAAGCCAGCAGATGTCGGTACAGGTAAGCTTCGCGAGCGAGGGCGGCTCGGGCACACCGGTTCCGGGCCTTTCGATCGAGGTCGATGATGTCGATGAGGTCTTCGCAGCCATGAGTGCATCGGCCTTCGAAATCGTCTACGGGCCGACCAACGAGCCTTGGGGTGTTCGACGCTTCTATGTGCGCGACCCCTTCGGAACAATCGTAAATATTCTTTCGCATAGGCCGTGAAGCCGGAATCGCCCCGACCAATCGGGCGATATTGCGAGGCCGCCGCCATCCAGGGACAATCCGTGCAGGCGTTAGACTAAAGTCATAATCCCAAAGCCGCTCTCTGTATGGATGAGCTTTTCTGTCACACTCTCGTCAGGCGAACCGCGACCCCGGGGGTATGCTTTGAGGAGAGTATGGGCGCGCGCCGCGTTTCAAATCGTTCTGTGGAGGACAGAAAATGGCAAATATCACAAGCGTCGACGGCGCCAAGGCCGGTCCGATGACGGGCGAGGAGAAGAAGGTTATCTTCGCCTCATCGCTCGGCACGGTTTTCGAATGGTATGACTTCTATCTTTACGGTTCGCTCGCAACCTATATCGGCGCGACCTACTTCACCCAGTATCCGGAAGCAACGCGAAACATCTTCACGCTTTTGGCCTTTGCCGCCGGCTTCTTGGTGCGCCCGTTCGGCGCGCTCGTCTTCGGCCGCCTCGGCGACCTCGTCGGGCGCAAGTACACGTTCCTGGTGACGATCCTCATCATGGGCCTCTCGACGTTCCTCGTCGGCATTCTTCCCGGTGCGGCGACGATTGGCATCGCAGCGCCGATCATCCTGATCGGGCTTCGCCTGCTGCAGGGTCTTGCACTCGGCGGTGAATATGGCGGTGCGGCAACCTATGTGGCCGAACACGCGCCACATGGGCGGCGCGGCTACTTCACTTCATGGATCCAAACCACTGCAACGCTCGGCCTGTTCCTGTCGCTGATCGTCATCGTCGGTGTTCAGTTCCTGATGGGCAAGGAAGCCTTTGCCGCATGGGGCTGGCGCATTCCGTTCCTGGTCTCCGTCGTGCTTCTCGGCGTCTCCGTCTGGATCCGTCTGAAGATGAACGAGTCACCGGCGTTCCAGAGAATGAAGGCGGAAGGCAAGGGCTCCAAAGCTCCGCTCACCGAAGCCTTCGGCCAATGGAAGAATGCCAAGATCGCGCTGATCGCGCTTCTCGGCGCCACCATGGGTCAGGCAGTCGTCTGGTACGGCGGCCAGTTCTACGCTCTGTTCTTCTTGCAGAACGTGCTCAAGGTCGATCTGCAATCGGCAAACATCATGGTGGCCATTGCCCTTATCCTCGGCACGCCCTTCTTCGTCGTCTTCGGCGGCCTCTCCGACAAGATCGGCCGCAAGCCGATCATCATGGCCGGCCTGCTGATTGCAGCGGTGACCTACAACCCGCTGTTCAAGGCCATGACCTGGACGGCCAACCCGGCGCTTGCCGAAGCCCAAGCATCGGTCCGCGCAACCGTGACGGCCGACCCGGCTGACTGCAAATTCCAGTTCAACCCGACAGGAACGTCGAAGTTCACCAGTTCCTGCGACGTGGCGACGGCCTTCCTGACCAAGAACTCGGTGCCTTACGATGTCGTCCCCGGCCCGGCCGGTCAGCCTGCAACCGTCAAGATCGGCGATGAAACCATCACCAGCTTCGACGCCATTGCGGCCGGCGACAAGGCAAAGGGCCTGACTTCAGCTTTCGAAAAGAGCATCAATATTGCCCTTCATGACGGCGGCTATCCGCTGAACCGCGGCGCCGTCAAGGTCCCGGATGCCAAACTGGAAGCGTTCATTGCCGCCAATCCCGAGCTTGCGCTAAACGCAGATGCGATCCGCGCCGGCACCAAGGACACCATGCCTGCCGACAAGCTCGTGGCCGGCAAGCTTCTGACGGCGGATGAGACAAAGAGCGTCACCGACATGGCGGTCTACAACATTGCCAAGGGCGGCACCTTCGCCATGACGGCCGACCCGGCTCGCGTCAACTGGATCGGCACGATCGCCATTCTGTTCGTGCTCGTTCTCTACGTGACGATGGTCTACGGTCCGATCGCCGCGCTTCTGGTCGAACTCTTCCCGACCCGCATCCGTTACACCGGCATGTCGCTACCGTATCATATCGGCAACGGCTGGTTCGGTGGTCTGTTGCCCGCGACGGCCTTCGCAATGAGTGCCGCAACCGGCGATATCTACTTTGGCCTCTGGTATCCGATCGTCTTCGCAGCGATCACGCTGGTCATCGGTCTCATCTTCCTGCCGGAAACGAAGGACCGCGATATCCACGCCATGGATTGATCCTTGGAATCGAGATCTGAACAATGGCCCGGCGCTCGCAAAGCGCCGGGTTTTTTCGTGCCAGGCAATGACCTAAAGAACGCGGCTGAGCCGCGGTGTCGGCCAACCATCACGACCGATCGAGAACACCAGTCCGAAGCGCGCGAACAGGATGGATGTTGCGAAAGCCAGCCAGCCCCCCAATGCGAGGCCGGCTGCGACGTCGCTCGGATAATGCACACCGATGATGACGCGCGTGGCGCCCAGCCAGAGGCCAATACCGATGAAACCGAGCCGGAATCGAGGAAAGAGGAGCGCCAGGGCCATGAACAACGCGCCGATATTGGAGGAATGGCCCGACGGAAAGCTCTGGTGCAGGAAGTCCGTAGTGAAGGGCGAGAAGCTGAAGATGCCCTCCTGATCATAAAGCAATGGTCGAGCGCGGCCGAGGGCGAACTTCAGCAGATTGGAAATGACGCTGGCAAACAACACCGACAGACCGACATAAGCGGTCATCTGTCCAAGATAGACGAGCCGGAAGCGTCGGCGGACCTTCCATAATCGCCGGCGGACGAAATAGCCCGTAGCCAGGATCGTCGAAAGTCCCACCAGAATCCAGACGAGCCTGCCGATGTCGGTGACATCGCCGGCAATCGATACCAGCGGAGGCGAAAGACTTGTGACCGCCTGCCCCAGCGGCCGGTCGAAGACAAGGAAAGCGATGGCGACCGCGTTGACGGCGAAAAGCGTGAAGCCCTTCCAGGGAACCCGACGATGGATCGAGCGCCGCGCGTCGTAGCGCTTTCGCAGATAGCTCCGGCAGTTCGGCTTGCGATCGATGACTTCGTTCATTCTGCTCCCGCTCTTTGCTCAGTGCAGAACGGAAATAGGATCGGCATCAGTCGCCTTCAAGCAAAGGCCTTCCGCAGCAATCGATGCGGAAGGCTCGAGACGTGTTTCACGTGAAATATCAGATAGAAAGCGCCTTGAACTCAGCGAGGATCGCGTCGCCCATCTCTGTCGTGCCGACCTTTTTGCAGCCTTCGGCCATGATGTCGCCGGTGCGGATGCCCTTGTCGAGCACGTTGGCGATCGCCTTTTCCAGATTGTCGGCTTCATTCACGAGGTTGAAGGAATAGCGCAGGCACATGGCGAAAGAAGCAATCATCGCGATCGGATTGGCAATGCCCTTGCCGGCGATATCGGGTGCCGACCCATGTACCGGCTCGTAGAGCGCCTTGCGCTTGCCGGTCTTGGCGTCCGGTGCTCCGAGCGAGGCCGACGGCAGCATGCCGAGCGAACCGGTCAGCATGGCGGCAACGTCGGACAGCATGTCGCCGAAAAGGTTATCGGTAACAATGACATCGAACTGCTTCGGCTGGCGAACGAGCTGCATGCCGCCGGCATCAGCCAGCATATGCTCGAGCTGGACGTCCGAATACTTGGCCTTGTGCGTTTCCGTCACGACCTGGTTCCAAAGCACACCCGACTTCATGACGTTGCGTTTTTCCATCGAGCAAACGCGGTTCTGGCGGGTACGCGCCATTTCGAAGGCGACACCGGCGATCCGCTCGATCTCGTAAGTGTCGTAGACCTGCGTATCGATGCCGCGCTTCTGGCCATTGCCAAGATCGATGATCTCCTTCGGCTCGCCGAAATAGACGCCGCCGGTCAGCTCGCGGATGATGAGGATGTCGAGACCTTCAACCAGCTCCGGCTTCAGCGACGAAGCTGATGCAAGTGCAGGGTAGCAGATGGCCGGACGCAGGTTCGCAAACAGCTGCAAATCCTTGCGCAGGCGCAGCAGGCCGGCCTCCGGGCGCACCTCATAGGGAACACTATCCCACGTCGGGCCGCCGACGGCGCCGAAGAGAACGGCGTCCGCTGCAAGCGCCTTCTGCATGTCGGCTTCGGAGATCGCAGCACCATGCGCGTCATAGGCGCTGCCGCCGACCAGGCCTTCGTCCGTGACGAAGCCGGCATTCATCGCCTCGTTCATATAGGCAATGATCTTGCGGACCTCACCCATGGCTTCTGGGCCGATGCCGTCACCCGGCAACAGGAAAAGATTGCGCGTTGTCATGAAACCC harbors:
- a CDS encoding glucan ABC transporter ATP-binding protein/ permease, with protein sequence MSLFKVYARALRYLGAYKLRVSLVIIANIVLAAITIAEPILFGRIIDAISGKGEVKPILFMWAGFAVFNTIAFVLVAREADRLAHGRRATLLTEAFGRIISMPLSWHHQRGTSNALHTLLRACETLFGLWLEFMRNHLATAVAIVILIPTAMSMDLRLSGVLVVLGVAYWLIGRLVMSRTKDGQASVENHYHSVFSHVSDSISNVSVLHSYNRIEAETKALKSFAERLLQAQYPVLDWWALAGAMNRMASTIAMMIILVIGTLMVQSGELRIGDVIAFIGFANLLISRLDQMRQFATQIFEARSKLQDFYSLEDSVREREEPAGNSDIADVKGEVEFRNVSFRFGNTAHGLHNVSFTAKAGQTVAIVGPTGSGKTTMINLLQRVYDPDSGQILVDGHDTTKITRKSLRRYIATVFQDAGLLNRSISDNIRLGREGASDEDMRRAAEAAAAADFIETREDQYDTHVGERGNKLSGGERQRVAIARAILKDAPILVLDEATSALDVETENRVKAAIDNLRQNRTTFIIAHRLSTVREADKVLFLDGGRVVEEGSFEELSHSNGRFAALLRASGILTDEEVRKAHTTEAA
- a CDS encoding phosphatase PAP2 family protein, with product MNEVIDRKPNCRSYLRKRYDARRSIHRRVPWKGFTLFAVNAVAIAFLVFDRPLGQAVTSLSPPLVSIAGDVTDIGRLVWILVGLSTILATGYFVRRRLWKVRRRFRLVYLGQMTAYVGLSVLFASVISNLLKFALGRARPLLYDQEGIFSFSPFTTDFLHQSFPSGHSSNIGALFMALALLFPRFRLGFIGIGLWLGATRVIIGVHYPSDVAAGLALGGWLAFATSILFARFGLVFSIGRDGWPTPRLSRVL
- the pyc gene encoding pyruvate carboxylase encodes the protein MPISKILVANRSEIAIRVFRAANELGIKTVAIWAEEDKLALHRFKADESYQVGRGPHLARDLGPIESYLSIDEVIRVAKLSGADAIHPGYGLLSESPEFVDACNNASITFIGPTADTMRQLGNKVAARNLAISVGVPVVPATEPLPDDMAEVARMAAAIGYPVMLKASWGGGGRGMRVIRSEADLAREVTEAKREAMAAFGKDEVYLEKLVERARHVESQILGDTHGNVVHLFERDCSIQRRNQKVVERAPAPYLSEAQRQELAAYSLKIAGATNYVGAGTVEYLMDVDTGKFYFIEVNPRIQVEHTVTEVVTGIDIVKAQIHILDGFAIGTPESGVPQQKDIRLNGHALQCRITTEDPEHNFIPDYGRITAYRSASGFGIRLDGGTSYSGAIITRYYDPLLVKVTAWAPNPSEAIARMDRALREFRIRGVATNLTFLEAIITHPKFRDNSYTTRFIDSTPELFQQVKRQDRATKLLTYLADVTVNGHPEAKDRPKPSADIAEPIVPYTNGNGIPDGTKQRLDKLGPKKFGEWMRNEKRILMTDTTMRDGHQSLLATRMRTYDIARIAGTYAHALPNLLSLECWGGATFDVSMRFLTEDPWERLSLVREAAPNLLLQMLLRGANGVGYKNYPDNVVKYFVRQAAAGGIDLFRVFDCLNWVDNMRVSMDAVAEENKLCEATICYTGDILNSARPKYDLKYYTDLAVELEKAGAHIIALKDMAGLLKPAAAKVLFKALRDATSLPIHFHTHDTSGIAAATVLSAVDAGVDAVDAAMDALSGNTSQPCLGSIVEALRGSERDPGLDPEWIRRISFYWEAVRHQYAAFESDLKGPASEVYLHEMPGGQFTNLKEQARSLGLEARWHEVAQAYADANQMFGDIVKVTPSSKVVGDMALMMVSQDLTVADVVSADKEVSFPESVVSMLKGDLGQPPSGWPAALQKKALKGEAPYTVRPGSLLEDADLNAERKTIETKLEREVSDYEFASYLMYPKVFTDFALASDTYGPVSVLPTPAYFYGLADGEELFADIEKGKTLVIVNQAMSGTDSQGMVTVFFELNGQPRRIKVPDRAHGATGAAARRKAEPGNAAHVGAPMPGVISRVFVSPGQAVNAGDVLVSIEAMKMETAIHAEKDGTIAEVLVKAGDQIDAKDLLVSYAG
- the leuB gene encoding 3-isopropylmalate dehydrogenase; amino-acid sequence: MTTRNLFLLPGDGIGPEAMGEVRKIIAYMNEAMNAGFVTDEGLVGGSAYDAHGAAISEADMQKALAADAVLFGAVGGPTWDSVPYEVRPEAGLLRLRKDLQLFANLRPAICYPALASASSLKPELVEGLDILIIRELTGGVYFGEPKEIIDLGNGQKRGIDTQVYDTYEIERIAGVAFEMARTRQNRVCSMEKRNVMKSGVLWNQVVTETHKAKYSDVQLEHMLADAGGMQLVRQPKQFDVIVTDNLFGDMLSDVAAMLTGSLGMLPSASLGAPDAKTGKRKALYEPVHGSAPDIAGKGIANPIAMIASFAMCLRYSFNLVNEADNLEKAIANVLDKGIRTGDIMAEGCKKVGTTEMGDAILAEFKALSI
- a CDS encoding VOC family protein, whose product is MQVRRIVVNLETPDPAAAREFYQGILGLELLMDHGWIVTYGSSQQMSVQVSFASEGGSGTPVPGLSIEVDDVDEVFAAMSASAFEIVYGPTNEPWGVRRFYVRDPFGTIVNILSHRP
- a CDS encoding helix-turn-helix transcriptional regulator, giving the protein MNIHSLIQLLVVLEECRRPERVVGELEHIIRSYGFQYYGLLRHLKATEDPISLMLAGHWPEKWPQIYISKKYVLTDPTIRYLAYAQRPFRWKDSLAAFRKDPHHRRMEQMMADAHSHGLKDGYIFPIHGRNGILGNMSVGGTPVDLSPVEISLFDAVARKAFWRLLDLKGEAQTLEDVSGIDTRLTRREMEILQYLAEGMTSVEIGKRLTISNHTVDWYMNGLQDKLKAKNRQHAVAVAFRHGLIT
- a CDS encoding MFS transporter, with amino-acid sequence MANITSVDGAKAGPMTGEEKKVIFASSLGTVFEWYDFYLYGSLATYIGATYFTQYPEATRNIFTLLAFAAGFLVRPFGALVFGRLGDLVGRKYTFLVTILIMGLSTFLVGILPGAATIGIAAPIILIGLRLLQGLALGGEYGGAATYVAEHAPHGRRGYFTSWIQTTATLGLFLSLIVIVGVQFLMGKEAFAAWGWRIPFLVSVVLLGVSVWIRLKMNESPAFQRMKAEGKGSKAPLTEAFGQWKNAKIALIALLGATMGQAVVWYGGQFYALFFLQNVLKVDLQSANIMVAIALILGTPFFVVFGGLSDKIGRKPIIMAGLLIAAVTYNPLFKAMTWTANPALAEAQASVRATVTADPADCKFQFNPTGTSKFTSSCDVATAFLTKNSVPYDVVPGPAGQPATVKIGDETITSFDAIAAGDKAKGLTSAFEKSINIALHDGGYPLNRGAVKVPDAKLEAFIAANPELALNADAIRAGTKDTMPADKLVAGKLLTADETKSVTDMAVYNIAKGGTFAMTADPARVNWIGTIAILFVLVLYVTMVYGPIAALLVELFPTRIRYTGMSLPYHIGNGWFGGLLPATAFAMSAATGDIYFGLWYPIVFAAITLVIGLIFLPETKDRDIHAMD